From the Ipomoea triloba cultivar NCNSP0323 chromosome 8, ASM357664v1 genome, the window GGATTTTAATATAGATAAACATATAGTATACAATACAACTCAAACTCCTTGCAAGCAACAAAGAGAGTGTAAATAAGCTCTAAGcactaaataaatatatggataatcataataatgaaaAGATTACATTGAGAATTACACAAAGGGGATGCTCAATAATCTTAGCAAATATCATCCAATCAATCTATGGTTGGATGTGTTTCTTTAACCAGCAAAATTTTGGGGTGAAGTTGAGCATCTGATTCTGGGAATCATGCCTTCAAAAGTGAACTGTTAGGGTTGCATAAAGGAATACAAAACCGCGGTGGCAGACACCTAGCTTGTATGTGTTTTGCTCTCTATGCTTGATTTGGTCATAACAAATACTCCAGCGACGATAAGTGCAGCACCGACAAACCACTATAAAAGGCAAGATTGTGACGAGACAAGCTAGTTAGCGAATTTGATAATGTCATGAACCAGGTTCAATGTCATTATTTTGCATTGGACCAAAGCAATCTAAGTTTTCAATTGCAACTGAAGAAATAAATCTAGACAGGAAATATAACTTCAACTCTCACAGAGTAGATAGTAGACAATAAGAAAAACAGTCAGAGGTTGTAACAGTCAAATACCAGTAAATGAGAACTTGTCAAAACTTTAGATAGTAGGTGATTCAAAGAAACAGTCAAATACTAGATAGTGGTCAAAAACTCCTACAATGCAGACTAAAGTAACACTGGATAGTGGATGATTAAAAGAAATAGTTAAATTCTAGCAAATGAGAACTTGGCAAAGCCTTAGATGACCTGTAGTGGTAAAGGTTCCTTGAAAAGCAAAAATCCAGCCAAGCCGGAGGAAAGGAAATTGGTCGCAAAGTTCGTTACAGTAGCTTGTAGCGACGAGAGAGCTTTTAGGCTATTAACATAGCAACCCCACATTATCACGTTGCAAAGTACAACCATGCCATATTTAAGAACCTGTCAAagaaattgcaagaattaataaCACCAGTAATTCAGAGAAATGCAATATGTCATTGAATCAAGGAGTTATTCCAAATATATTACAGCAGTTGAAGTTTAGATCATGTAGatacatatttcaaaatttcagtAGCAGCAACTTCTAGTCTAATATACAATGATGACTTAAGAATTGAACTTTTAAGACAGCTAACCCCCTTCATTTTCGGAGAATGGTAAAGCTCAGTCCTTGGTTGGGGAGAGGGGACAGTTTCCATAACATCTTTGTCAATAATTCATTTTTGTTATCTGCACTTGATTGCTGTATCCTTCATCAAGTGCACTAGCCATTACTTTGAAACCCCACCATTCATCCCTCACCTTTCCCCCCACAATACTAAATACTTCCCACCAGCCAACTGCATTCTCCCCATACATTAATCTCAGCTCACAACTCATCTATCTAATCTAAGAATAAgccttgtgtgagactgtctcaccaaaggtataatactttttatgaTTGTAtagaaaagtattacattttaattaaaaaataaaacacctCTCGCATGACACAGAAGACTTACTCTATATCTAACTGGGATTCATGCTTCGCCAATATCTTACCTTAATCCAAAACTAATCCTATTGCAACTTATGCTCCAGCTTAGCATTTCATTTCCTATTATTCTCAATCCAAGGCAATAACAATACAAGCTACAGagtattaaatcaaataatagtTCATTGAGATTACGATGTGGAAAATCAAGGTTAAGCTAGTTCAGAACAGAGAATCAGAATTGATAATTGAGCAATCCAAGCAACAAATGCTAacagaaaatcaaattttcCTACTGGTATATCCAGATGATACTTGAATGAATGAGTTTCACAGTGCAGCAATAGGTAATGAATCAGAAATACATTTGAAAGCAAAAGGTTCAAAATTAAGCTTAATTGCACAGTAAAAAAATCACCTGGGAGGAGAAGAACTTGGCTGCAACGGCGGCAAGAGCGGCGCTGATTCCGGCGCCGATCGCCGACGCATAGCCTTTCTTACTGTCCATTGGACGACGAAGCCATTAGCGATCTGAATAAATCAGAAATGATTATGGGTAGTTGGGAGAGCATATTCTAAGGCCCAATTTCCTAATAACAGGCCCATGGACCATGGCCCATGACCCGGGCCCATACCGGCAACGAGAGGGCGGTTACGTAAAAGTCGGCGGAGTTTCAAACACGTCAAACTTTCCAAAGGCCAACACAGAGACAAAAGAAACACAAACGACCCTCGATCCTCGCGAGACTAATCCAGACAATCGCAGCCGTTCATTTCAAAATTCTAACCAATCAGAATCTAGCACGCGGATCATAACTTTTCAAAATCGGCCCACTTTCTCTATCTAAGAAGCCGTTGATGGTTGCCTCGCTCTCTCTATATAAATTCACAACTCTTTATTCATTTTACCGTTTCGCTTTCCGTGAGTTCCAATCGAAGATCCTGTTGAGGTTAGTgttctctcttttctctttttctttttacgttttttttttgtttatcagAATTTGAATGCTTAATCTCTGTCACGTTTAAATTATGGATCGGTGCTCTCcgattttaatctaattttcgTGTGAATCTCTCAGATTCTTGTTGTTGCGTTTGATTTTTGCTTGATAATCGGAGGAAATGGCTCGTACTAAGCAAACTGCCCGTAAGTCTACCGGTGGAAAGGCTCCCAGGAAGCAGCTTGCTACGAAGGTATGTGTTCGCCTGAGAAAcggaatttatttatttttttttaaatctgacAACAGTTTAATCAATCGTAGATCTATTATTATCTGTAGGTTTTTATACTTGAAATTTAGGGTTTAAATTTGATTCGATAAATCCTGATGTTTAAACCGCTGTAGGCGGGGAATGTATATGTTGTAGGGCTTGATTTTCATTTATACAACGCATGAAGTGTTTAGGGTTTCTCATATAAAAATTTAGggtttaattttcaaaattccttcaatttttttttaaattattcgttttatttatttattttttagtaaattatttgtgtaattTATCATTGGTTTGAATTGGTGATTCTGTTGTACGTTAATTTTTGTGTGTTCTGATGTGCATAATGGTTTTGTTGTGTCTAGGCTGCCAGGAAATCAGCCCCTACCACTGGTGGAGTGAAGAAGCCCCATCGTTATCGTCCAGGAACTGTTGCTCTCCGGTAAGGGTTCTTCTATTTATGCAATCTTGTATGCATGTTGTTTTGCTGTTTGGAGTTGGTTGGATTTATCTAACCTGAGATTATTTAATTGTTGGAAACAGTGAAATCCGCAAGTATCAGAAGAGCACTGAGCTCCTTATCCGTAAGCTTCCCTTCCAGAGGCTTGTCCGTGAGATTGCCCAGGACTTCAAGGTAATATACATTCAATCAATCTAACAATTGTTTGCTATAAATGAAGAAATGAGTGATGATTGTGTATGATGCTAGAGTTGTAACATTAGCCCTGATAATCTCATGCTATCATGTTATGATTATTACAATTGTAACAATCAATTGGCTTGCTCCTAACTAATGATATGAGATATAATAGCGATACTGGATTTGCTTAACACTAGCATGGTATTATCTTACGTTATCATAACAAGTATCTAGCTTGCTCTAACTATTGAAATGAACTAGGATACAAGTATCTAGCTTGCTCTAACTATTGAAATGAACTAGGATTGCGTTGTTGGAATAACATTAGCCTTGGATTATCAGTCATACAATCATAACAAGCATCTGGATTGCTCTAAGTAACAGTCATACAATCATAACAAGCATCTGGATTGCTCTAAGTAATGAAATGAGCTAGGATTGTGATGTTGGATTAACATTAGCCTTGGATTGTCTCTTACGATTGTTACAAGTATCTAGCTTGCTCTAACTATTGAAATGAACTAGGATTGCGTTGTTGGAATAACATTAGCCTTGGATTATCAGTCATACAATCATAACAAGCATCTGGATTGCTCTAAGTAATGAAATGAGCTAGGATTGTGATGTTGGATTAACATTAGCCTTGGATTGTCTCTTATGATTGTTACATTGCTTGATTATGGTGTGGAACAACATGATACTGAATTAATTTGTTAACTTGTGATGGACAGACTGATCTGAGGTTCCAAAGTCATGCTGTGCTCGCGCTCCAGGAGGCTGCGGAAGCATACCTAGTTGGTCTGTTTGAGGACACCAACCTGTGTGCCATCCATGCCAAGAGGGTTACCATCATGCCGAAGGACATTCAGCTGGCTAGGCGCATTAGAGGGGAGCGTGCTTAAACCCTGCAACTACTGGGGACTGATCTTGTTACTAATAGGATTGTGCAGTAGACATAACTCAGCTTTGATCTCAATGCCTAGTTGATTGTGATAAGAAAAGATTTTAAGACAGtaattgtttcttgttttttatATTGTTGTGGTCAGATTTGCCATAATGATGTATACTGTTTGGATTTTAATTATTGTCTGCTATGCTTATTGAAGTTTTATCCTAAAgtatttgattataattgtctGATGAAGTGATTATGATTCCTTTTTTGCTTGAAAGGTTAAGTATTTGAATCCAATATTAGTTGATATTAAACACTCTGCCTTGGGGTTGAGCGGGTAGTGTGTGACTTTTGTATATAAGAGCATAATTTTTCCACTGTATATTAATAGCTTTCTAAAAGGATCAAATATTTGGGCCATGAGGCATAACACATCCAACATTTGGGTTATCTATTTAGGcccatttttaaattaattaggccttaTTAAATAGcaacctttttttattttttattattattattttattttacctaATTAAGTGATTAACAACCAAAAAAGCTCATGACTTCTTGCTGTCACCTGCATAGtccaatcattattccatggattATGATTGTGTGgacaatcattattccatggattATGATTGTGTGgacaataaaaagaaaatatatttaaaatatattatttaaaagtatatattatttgagtattgaaagtacagtattttgtatactattaaatactacctccgtccaaaaatggttgtctggttcgtttaatgaggcttgactgaagtaatttttaatccaattttttatattattaagtttagcattaatatataaaatttatatatttagaaactacattaaaagtactattaaacacaaaaaattaaatttaaaaataataaaaaattactaaagaaaataagcaaagaaggaagagttaatttgaccaatgaatagtaaataggacaggtaaaatgggacagagggagtaatatatattgattcaatacacaaataatatatagttaGTATATTACAAATGTACATTTTAGTGATGATTTCCACAATAGTTGTGTGGATAGGAAAATTTGTCTCCATCTCTCCAAAGTTAACACAAGTTAACTTGGATGGAATGACCTAGTAGGTAGGACATAATTCTCGTACTTAAATGGCCgcgaattttatttttatcatatacTATTTTGTTTAACTCATCGTACATTGGTCCTCTGCGATTTATGAACTATTATTAAAaacagagtttttttttttttttaaacagagTTTACTCATAGCAAACTTTTGGTGACTGAATTTGTCTTAGTTATGGCCAATAGATGGGTGATTCATTTGAAactgatctcaaaattttctaGAAGTCtaataactaaaatatattTACTTGTACATcttgaaaaaatagaaaatagaagtaataaagaatgaaaagaagaaaatgaattgAAGCAACACAAAATCTTGTCGTGTGCAATTAATGAAGGAAAAGAGGTTAGTTTGTTCATTATTATACTATAGGTTGAGAGAAATCCGTCATAATTACAGAAGAGACCTATGTTACATGTCTTTCATTATTACAGATTAGACACCTCACAAGCTGTCCCCAAACACCCAACTAATTAGGAGTTTTAAACCTCAATATTTGTTACAACTATGTCAAATATGTCAAAAGAGTGAAACATAATTCTTTATTAGAAAGTCatgattttgattcttttaTAGTTGAGTGTGTTGTATAAAATTGTTTTGTACAATTTATCTTTTTTGTGTTATTTATGAGTTATTATATATAAGCGAATTTTATCTAATACACACCTTTAAATATACGTTATGAGTTTCTTCGTGACCCTAAAAATGATTAAAGGTGCCAACACTATAGTTGCCACCTTCCATATCCAATCATCACGTGAAAGCAATGTCATGCCCACTAGCTGCTTCCTTACTTGTCCTATGCGACAAAGtataattgtaaaaataatGATGGAAATTTCTTGGTGCCCACACTGTACTTCTGCAATCCCTAAACCCAAACAACATAACAAGAAAATTGTTTAGAGTTGATGGAGCAAATGTACCTCCTAGTTGATCTCCACCCTTTTGCTAACTTGGGAGTCCAAGGGACCAAACTCTGGTATGAGGCTCAAAGATATTGTTGGTGGGAGTTGAACCCTTACCTTACACGTGTAGTGACTTTAAATCAGATAGTTTATCGCTTGGTTTAGCCTTGCGGGATGGTTGATCTCCACCCTGTCGCTAACTTGGGAGTTCAAGGGATCAAACTCTGGTTGTCTGGTCTGAGGCTCCAAGATATTGTTGGTGGGGTTTGAAGTCCCACGTTACACTGGTGTGATTACTTTAAGTAAGATAATTTATCACTTGAGCTAGTCGTGCAGGACAGGTGTCAGTCACTATTTAATGGTTCACAAAACACGCAAAAGAGTTAAATTGCATTACGTAGGAAGACCCTTTGCAATGGATTCAATTGAGAGGGTGTTGAAAAAAGAATTGAACTTGTTACTTTATAGTAAGACAATTATGCTCTACTCACTTGACCATTCTTTTTGTGTTGCATGAGCTTTTGATTAGGGAGTCAGATAGTGAAGAATATGATGATTTGTTAATGGGAACTCGAACAACCGAATAAAACTTGGCTAAATTTGTCATTTGTCTCGTTAGGATGGTGGCTAGGTCATTAAACTTCTTTCTTCTAAGTTTGTTAAGTCTCCAAAGCATAGCTCAATCGATTAATCAAAGAAGTATTAATAAGTCTAATTTGTTGATAGTTCTAATGTGTATGGTTCAATTCTGAATACAAACactatgtttatatataaatcGTTAAGACATATGTTACGATTTACTTCCTCCACCCGAGCAGGATTGGAGGGAATGCAATCCTAAGTTTTAGTTAAAGTGTCACGTCTCAATTAGCTTGCTATTAGTTGCTTAATATGCATACCCCTATCGATATGCGTTGTACCAAAACATTCTAACATTTAATGAGAAATGGACAGTGGGAAAGAAATCTGCATAAGACAATATTCTACTCTCATCTCCACATGCACTTCACTTCCTATCTAAACTCTGTAATcttatttaaacaaaatcaaACTCTTCCAAATCAGGTTGTTtagttgtttattattattattattattattattattattattattagggtaaCAAAAGTAATATGCAACTATTATCCAAAAGTTTGCACTTGATAAACTTGTTCATGTGTAAGAACAAACTCAACAGTTTTTACAAAACTTTGTATTCTTTTGTCAACAAGGAGAGCGGGGGAGAAaactagcaaaaaaaaaaaaaaaagatattgagCGGAGTTGCTGGTGCACGCATCGCGCAcgcatcaattttttttttttgcggagcccacaattaaaaaatatttttacaagGACATTTGCAGTTGTGGTGTTTAGTGTGGTTTTGAGGAAGCCAAACTTATGTGGAGAGAGGGTGAGGAGAGAAGATTTGGGTACGCACTTGCAAGGACTTGGTTTTTGGTAGTAAAGTGAGTCCCACCACAGCGCAACAAAAGCGTCATTTGTGGCTTGTGAGGTGCAACACAGTGCCCAGGCCAGCTGAGCGCGTTAATCTAaagatttttttctcctttttttccctttcctCCTATATTTTCTTTCCTAGTCACATtgcaaaaactcttcaaaaactaTAATGGGAGATGctctaaattcttttttttcctctcttacCATCTCTTCCCTCTACCTTACCCAAATAATCCACAAAAATCCCCTTAGACTATTGGGGATGCTCTGGTCTAATAGTTGTAAACAACACAAGAGAGGTAAATTACATTAAGAAAATCTTGTGCAACAAACTCGACCgaaaaaatattgacaagatcGAATTAAACACATGACCTTCAAATACGAGAATCATATTCTATTTACTCCGTCAAtcagaaattattattattattattagggtttAGTGATATTACAGTTAATGTGAAAGGCAGAAGAGGTGTacatcaagaataaaattattgcaGACTCCAAGTATATGCTGACAATTGAAGCCCGTGATCTATCTCTTTAGCTTCCAATTTCACGGTCTCCATCACACGTGAACTCACCGATCTGCCCTCCTATAATTTACTCTGCTctgcatttttcttgttttattattattattattattattattattattattattattattattattttattctccaTTACTGCCATTTCCCATTCTTCACAAGCAGTTTTCCAGCCATGCATACATCATATCCGTAATAACAACATCAAGCTGGCAATTTATGAAACTGGCATTATTATTTCGAGTTTGGAGTTAATActcgatttggtccctcaactatttttttttttttggcaaagtccctcaactattaaaattttatcatttttatctTCGATTTTCAAACTTGTTCAATTGCATCtccaactatgcaatttttacttAAAGCTAGTCTTTTGTTCAAACCAAAATAATCCCAAGTAGGACAATTTTGGTTAACAATTGTATAGTTGGGgatgaaattgagcaagtttgATAGTCGATGATTAAAGTGATGAAATCTTAATAGTCTAGAGATCAAAGTATAACTAAATTGGTTAACCAATTTAAGGAGGGTTATGTATCTTGCTTTGCAGGTTTTCATAAGGTGCAAGTTGTGGGGGGAATTTGTAAATCCGTGACGATAAGGATAGATGGAGACATTCAAAATTGGAGTGCATGCAATTTATTAAATTGGCATTATTTCGCTTATAATACATAGTTTAACTAGTTAACCAATTCAAAGAGAGATACGTGCCTTACTTGACTAGCCGCCATAGAATGTCTATTGTGGGCTCTAGTTGGGAGCATATAAACCTACCACTCTAAGATAAAGCTAGCTAGGTAGAGGCATTCGGGATTAGGGCGAAAGTTATTGAATGAATTGATGACATTGCTCGACGCCTCGACACATAACTCAACTGATTAACCAATCTAAAGAGAGCTAAGTACCCTATTCGGTTGCAGGTGTAGAGTTTGGTAATCTATAAATCCTCGAGTCTAGAACAAGAACAAATAGAGATATTCGAGATTAGGATGCAATTTATCCAACTAGAATTTGACAGTATCCCCAAATCCCAATGCGTGTGACAATCTAGCTGTTCAACCGTGTTACATACagtaatatgtatatatcacAATGTCTGCATCCATCCTTCACGGTGCAATGATACTAAACGATGATTAATAACCTTATTCTCGTCAAAAGCAACACCCATACGTATCAACCACTCTCGTTGACTCTATAATTAGTATCACCATCTCTCATTCATTGTGGATTCCAGACTGATACCCATGCCATATTATCTCATCTTCCCATCCCCACAAAAAACCGAAATACCCTCGCCCCAAAAGCCTCACATTTGATCCGACAAGATAGTAGATGAGTAAATTACAGTGACCCAAGTGCCTCTTAGATATGACTAGTGTCTGGTGCTTACAAAGAACTCATTACATTAGGTATAACTCCGATACTGCTGTTATTATCAGGTCTCGATTATGTGTCTTTGCTTATAATCTATCACCTAAAAATCAACTGACTGGCATGGATCTTGACAGTTGGTTTTTCAATTCTCCCACTCGAGATGCAATTGCGGATTTAATGGCGGAATATATAAAAGACAAAATTGTCCTAAACATGATTCTAGATATAGTCTTCCTTGCTAGCTTTTCCAATGTACAAAATGAGACTCCATAACAAAAGAGAATATGCTCCATGACAAAGAGGCCACAGTGCATGCCAACATCAACATGAGTTAGTTTGATTGGGAAAATGATTCTTATAAGATTTTGATACTTTAAGAGGAAATTAAATCTCTTTTGTCTTGTAATATTATAGTTCGTCTTTGCTTTTAAACTGAGATAATACCCGAAATGACGGGTTTCAAATAACACGTTCGAACTCATGACTTTTGACATGGAATTAGttctgatactaaattgaaacaagtactccatctcaactaaaaatctaatttgatagttggactgcTGTTGGGCGTCGGGCAGGTTGGCCGAgctcagcccctgctcgatttgAGATTTAGCATTGTGGCTTACCATAGGAATGTGGTTAAAtagttaatgtccacctacctataTTCAGACAACCAGATAACCAAAGAATTTTGTGATTAAGCATGCTTCACTTACCATAATCACAAGATAGGTGACTcactgggaagtaagcatagttcCGGATAGATGTACGTGGGTGTAAGTCAGACCAAGTCTAGTCTCGAAATTAACGAGACGAAAATCAAGTCTAGTCTCAGATGGAATGTGGGCCCGACGACCAAGTCCAATCTCGGACAGGATGCTCAACAAAACGTATTGAAACGCAATAGTAAATTCATCAATACCTAAATAACTGAATTAAGATACCACACTCAAAATTATTCCCAAATTTTCATCCTAATTCCTTTAATTTGTACCaacaagagaaaaaaattaaaatcgcCAGATTTGCATAGAGTTAATAAAGGGTAATGGGTGGAATTCCTATGGCAACTTGTTCATTATCAATTGAGAAAGCATCATATGCAGGATTGTCTGTTTCCCTCAAATAGTTAAGTTGTAAAATGAAGTGACATTTTGTTCCCAACTTTAGTTTCACATGCAACCCCAAAGAAAATTCCAAAACACCCAATTGTAGCTTGATCGCTTTAACCACGTTCACAATACTAAACAATGTTTGGCCATACATCGTGAGGCCAAATATGTCACATCTGTACTATAATTTCTCCATTCCAATATCGTTGTCAAGGTCAGACTAATTCAGATTTTACCCTAGAGTAGAGACATGATATAAAGACTAATTTGAGTTTAACTCGAATGAAAGTTTGTTTAATTAACGCCCTAGAGTTCTTTTAACATGGCAgatgaatataaaaatttattaacaatAGATTTACCAATTACTTTAAATTGCTCGTTTGATTTCTATATCCGTACATAACAACCACTTCGTATGTCCATGTAGCTAAATGATACTCCGTAAGTactaaattccatcatattctTCACCCCATGACTTCGATctatataaacttttaaattttttttgaatgacgagAGAAACTCGCAATTACTTCTTGACGATGTGTACCTGATAAATCCTTTAAAGTTGTGCACAGGGTAAATCCCACTATGTGTAATAGCTATATACACATTTTTGGTTTGAACCCCAAACTTCTTTTAAGAGCCCATCATCTATCCAAAAGACTAGTAGAGAAAGTAAATTATAGTATGTCTCAATTAACCTACATGCTACAAGGTATATATACGCTTTTTTGTCTGAATGATACATATAGTATTCGTATCTCCACCACGACAAAACTAATCCAAATTCAATTCCAATT encodes:
- the LOC116027708 gene encoding uncharacterized protein LOC116027708, giving the protein MDSKKGYASAIGAGISAALAAVAAKFFSSQVLKYGMVVLCNVIMWGCYVNSLKALSSLQATVTNFATNFLSSGLAGFLLFKEPLPLQWFVGAALIVAGVFVMTKSSIESKTHTS
- the LOC116027451 gene encoding histone H3.3; this encodes MARTKQTARKSTGGKAPRKQLATKAARKSAPTTGGVKKPHRYRPGTVALREIRKYQKSTELLIRKLPFQRLVREIAQDFKTDLRFQSHAVLALQEAAEAYLVGLFEDTNLCAIHAKRVTIMPKDIQLARRIRGERA